In the genome of Yersinia enterocolitica, the window TATATAGACATGGGTCTGACTATTATTTGGCCCATGTGCTGAAGTAAAATCAACTACTCCAGTTACAGGTTAAGATAATTATTTATACTAATTTTTATGGTGAAATATAATGAGCAGACATTCGAAATCAGCCATTGAATATGGCTAATAAATGGAGATACATCATGTCACTAAAGCCCCCAGCAGAAACACAAGTTATTACGTGGGTAATCATCGGTGTCTTATCTGCCTGGGGAGGGGTGGTGAGATATCTAATAGATAAACAAGGAACCCGCTGCAAATGGAGTTGGATGGCTGTAATTAGCCAAGTAATAATATCGAGTTTCACCGGTTTATTAGGTGGATTATTGAGCTTTGAAAGCGGTGCTAGCTATTACATGACATTCATATTTTCTGGATTGTTTGGTGCAATGGGCAGCACAGCTCTGAGCTATATATGGCGTCGTTTCTTCAATCCTTCAGGGAGGTAAAATGAGTAACTTTATTCTTAGCCACATCAGTAAGAGTAATTTACGGGGCGTTCATCCCCATCTTATTAACATTGTGTATTTGGCACTTGAGATTGCAGATATAGATTTTTGTGTCATTGAAGGCGTCCGTGATATTTCACGTCAACGCCAAATGGTACTAACCGGTAAAAGCCAAACGTTAAATAGTCGTCATTTAACTGGACATGCTGTAGATCTTGCCCCATGGATAAATCAATCTATTCCATGGGATAACTGGAGTGCATTTAAAGTAGTTGCAAACGCAATGAAAATTTCCGCAGAAAAATTAAATATTCTCATAGTATGGGGGGGCGATTGGAAGACGTTAAAGGATGGCCCACATTTTGAACTCTCACGAAAGAGCTACCCATGATATTACCTATTTCAAAAATGTATAGTATCGGACTATTTCTAGCCATACTACTTGTTTGTGTATTATGGATACGCTATCAGCAACGAGCTTATAACCAAATTCAGCAAGATAATAAACAATTTAAAATGCAAAATGGCTTATTAAATAACCGGCTTTTACAACTAAAAAGTCAGGCTGAAAATTTAGCTTTTGTCATAACTAGACAAGCTCAAAATCAAACTGAATTGGAGACAAAAAATGATTTATTCCGTCAAAAGACTCGTACCGCTTTGGCGAAAAACTCTTTAGCTAATCAGCCTGTCCCAGTTGATGTTATTCGATTACAGCGCGAACTTATCGAACCAAAATAGCTATCCTTTCGAGCTTATTCCTCGCTCTATTTTTGAAAGAAGCGACGCACCACCATTCGATGTTGAGCGCTGGGGCAATTATCCAGATTATTTTTCCCGTCTATATCTAGCGTTGGAAAAGTGTAATCTGGATAAAGCCACTACCGCAGAGCTAATTTTTTCTGACATGAAACACCTAAAGTCCCCTACGAAAAGTCAAGAGTCATATCTTGCCCCTCTATGATGGCGAGATTCATATGTATTATGGTAATGAAAAATGAACTCTTGCTAGAGTTGTGGCCGTAATAATCATGAGCCAACAATGTTCCAATTTTCAATCAACATTATATTTCTCATTGCATTCTTTCAGAAAAAATCCAGTAATATAATCTCAGAGTTGAATCCCATTGGTTATTTATGGGGGTTTTATCTGTGCCAATCAGAGTAAAAAAACACATTGAATTATAGCAAGGTGTTCTATCAACTAATCAAATCTACATTGTCAGTAACTGGTTAACTTGCGACTAATTGTAATAAAAATTAAATTACCGCATTATGCCGAATCTATAAGTCAAAGTAATATAGCAGTAAGGTAAAATACATAATAAATAATTAAAATAAAAACATACAAATACTAATAACATTACTTTTAA includes:
- a CDS encoding DUF2570 domain-containing protein, whose product is MILPISKMYSIGLFLAILLVCVLWIRYQQRAYNQIQQDNKQFKMQNGLLNNRLLQLKSQAENLAFVITRQAQNQTELETKNDLFRQKTRTALAKNSLANQPVPVDVIRLQRELIEPK
- a CDS encoding peptidase M15, translating into MSNFILSHISKSNLRGVHPHLINIVYLALEIADIDFCVIEGVRDISRQRQMVLTGKSQTLNSRHLTGHAVDLAPWINQSIPWDNWSAFKVVANAMKISAEKLNILIVWGGDWKTLKDGPHFELSRKSYP
- a CDS encoding holin — its product is MSLKPPAETQVITWVIIGVLSAWGGVVRYLIDKQGTRCKWSWMAVISQVIISSFTGLLGGLLSFESGASYYMTFIFSGLFGAMGSTALSYIWRRFFNPSGR